The Primulina huaijiensis isolate GDHJ02 chromosome 6, ASM1229523v2, whole genome shotgun sequence genomic sequence ccaaatccatatatgcaacttccaggttatttatccaaccgatgtgggacaactaacacccCACGCTCAGGAATAAACATCTAGagtgtgaagtttacaaatgacccaacaaTGGACAGAACGGGTGACCTAACTATAGGCAGTcaaacacataacggtggaacctaAGTTCTGATACCAAGTTAAGATTGGAATTTGGAcataactcaaccccaaaactTTTAGATTATTTATACAATTGACGTGCACAGCTAACATAACTTAGTTTCATTTTTGCTAAATACATGTCAACATTTTGCCTGCCTCTGCCATTCCGCCTTGTGGAAAAAGCTTTCATGCTGTAATATCAATCAATGTCAGCGCCAGTCGGTAACTACCCAAACTGTCCCACCTAGCTATAATGGACTTTAATTGATTCTATTGCATTGTAAAATTAATCAACAGTCAGTTTAATTCAACTATTTCCATAGTTTATTTTCGTAAAATCATGTACAAgattatttcattttaattaagGAAGGGAAACTATATATCCATGCATGTTAAAGCTTGTACACAAATATGGATTATACAAACCTAATTACATGAAACCAGATATTAAATCATGGATAAACGATTTGACTTGACTcaatatttgtattattttattgtaatgGTAAGTTAATCTAATGTTTCAGATATATTTATATGTGCATGTGAATAGTACTCATCAATTAAGAGACGTGCACTTCATATAAATGTGTGATTAAATGTATAATTGTCACATTATTTGTGGTACAGTGACATAAACATCTCATAATAGACGAGAAATATGTGTTCGATTCAACGGATgatagtttaaaaaaaaaactacggctataataaagaaaaatgtaaaatcACTAGATGTATGTATGTAGGCAAATGCATTGACTAAAATATGATGACCAGAAATTGCAGCTGcgaattaaattttgaaatgaaaaagTTTATTGGATAATCACGAACCAATAGCCCACATCAAATGAAGAAAACAACATACAAGAAAACTCAGCCGTTTTCAGACGGCCACTAAATACCTACAAAACCCACCCTTTACTCCGCCGGCCACCAACCCTACCCCACCTCACTAACGCTataacattgtttccattttcaTTGGAGGACTCAGTCTTCTTTTCTGGTTAACAAATCTCATCAAACCCCGTataatcttcttcttcttcttcatttttCTTACATTTTAAAAACGTGTGGATTTTTTAGGGTCTTCTTGCTGCACTGAAATTTTCATGGCGAAAACCTCAAAGCAAAACCTTAAAAACAGTGCTGTCAATTCGACAGAAAAGAATACTAAGGCTTCTCCAAAGGTCAAACGAACACGTAAAAGTGTTCCGAGAGAGTCTCCTCAGCAACGTAGCTCTGTTTATCGAGGGGTCACAAGGTAATATAATTCTCTATGTGATTTATGTTTTTCTGCATGTTGAATTTATCGATTTATTACTGATTGTCATGaattcttaatttctttttttttattggcaAAATGATTAAATTAGTGATAAATGAATGATGTGGTGAAATAATATTTCAGACACCGGTGGACGGGTAGATATGAAGCTCATCTGTGGGATAAGAATTGCTGGAACGAATCCCAGAACAAGAAAGGGAGGCAAGGTATGTCAAGAtttcatttcttcttttttttttaataaatatttttattcatgatTAGGAAGAGTAgcacaatttatttaattaaatacgcCATCACTGATGCGGATTTAcctttttttttgctttttgttGGTTTGCATTTTTGTCATTGGTGGTTGATGTGATCCTACAAAAATGCAGTATATCTTGGTAAGTATATTGACCATAATTATCATGTAATTTACATGTTCAAACAATAAGCCAAGAATGAAAAAAATCCCTTTTACAAATTTAAACAAATCAGCAAtaaaaaaacacttttttaGTGATGAAAAAGCTTGTTGATTTGATCACGAATCGGCCCTTTTCACTGAATGTTATCCCatgttatgattttaaatttgtgtttttttagGGGCCTACGATGACGAAGAAGCAGCTGCACATGCATATGACTTGGCTGCATCGAAGTATTGGGGACAAGACACCATCCTAAATTTTCCAGTAATTCGAACTCCAGACAATTTTGATTATTGATGATCATCGACTTCATGAAAATGACGTACGATTCATTTCAATTTAACGACTTATTTAAAAAGcttgaattatttttatgtatgtaGCTTTCCACTTATCAACAAGAGTTGAAGGAAATGGAAGGCCAATCGAAGGAAGAGTATATTGCTTCATTGAGAAGGTACAAAATAACCAGAACCAAGTTAATACACCATTCGTTGCAAGAGTGATTAGGAAAAAAAACAccaattttaatgaaaattaattaaattttatgtaataatcattaaaatttaaattttggccccttaattttattttatttttttatagattttatagtaaaatttaaatacttCATTTTGGTCAAGATTCTCGTTACATTTCAACGAGTCTAGGTTGTTAACGttgttttgacatttttcatTAACTTCGATGGCAGGAAAAGCAGTGGGTTTTCTAGAGGCGTGTCCAAGTATAGAGGAGTGGCGAGGTAACGTAGTCTACTTGAAATTCATTAATTTCAtctcattaaaaaattaataatgttttattatcttaaaaaggtaataaatattttagcCTCCACAAATATTTTCTACTTCTCTTCTTTTTATCTTTTCTGTGACAAAACATATGACAATGACTCGCATAAATCAGGGAAATAATTAATGGCTTTGAAAAAGTTCACAATCTCCcaactaaaataatttgatgCGTTTCATAAATACAATAGGGTCCTATACCAAAATTTGAATTCACATCACTTATTGCCAAAACGGACCTTTTAGTTTATCACATATCAAAGGTTCAAAATTGTGCCATTAAGTTGTGAACTCtatgaataaatatttaaaaatttgaatgaTATATACATGTATTATTATGATATAGATTAGAGGCGAATTTCATGTGTCGTcggaaaaaatattcaaattatacgcacattttttaaaaaatatacatatatagaagCCTCCTCACCATGCACATacccaattttatcttctcctTCCAGACTAATGCCAATTACTAAAAATTGGCTCTAGATATGGGAAATTAATAATAGGCATGATGAATGTGAGTGTTCTATTCCATGGTTTCAAGATTTTTGGGCATTAATTTGTTTGCCTTTTTTGGCTTAGACATCATCACAATGGAAGATGGGAAGCTCGCATAGGAAGAGTCTTCGGCAACAAATATCTTTACCTTGGGACATATGGTACGTCATAACATATATTTGCTTATAtattaagatatttaattattatttattatttttaagtctCGAACTATTTTCACTcactattaaatttattatttcattattattatattaaataatgggTGATTGAACTTGAAAAGGTCCACCGAGATGTACTCATAAtataaaagacaaaaacttgtgtgagacggtcttacgggtcttattttgtgagacagatctcttatttgagtcatccatgaaaaagtattactttttatgctaagagtattattttttattgtgaatatcggtagaattgaccagtctcacagataaagattcgtgaaaccgtctcacaaaagacctattcaatataaaaatacacTGCTTAAGAATAGTTCCTCAAGCATACCCGACTTAGAATGAAATTTGATAGCATATAAGATcaaaactataaataaaaaagtACACATGAGGAAAAATGCAATTTCcctaaaatatatgatatttctatTAATTATTATAGTTTTGGGGCGTAACAAGTCAAATATTAAAACAACATGTTCACATGTATAAACGAGCATCAAGTATAATGGCAAATAGTTAGTAAGCTGAAAGCAAAAGAATATGGTTGGCTAATTATATTGCGTAGATCACCAACCCTCAACAGCTAGCAAGATCTGCTATTGTACATtgtaaatgcaattaaaatttcaacactTGCCCACCAAAATTTTCATGCAATTTgaaatcttgaatttattatttacagTTACTCATTTAAAACAACCGAATTTCCCAAATCGCCCTTGAATAAATTCCGTTTAGGTTCTTTGAGTTGAGCTATACTCATTAACTCGTCTTAAATTTAAGATCTTGATGTTAGTTGAGTGGTCGAATTTCATTTTGGttcttatattttgattttgtgCAGCTACCCAAGAAGAAGCTGCGGCTGCATACGACATGGCAGCCATAGAATATCGAGGGATCAATGCTGTTACTAATTTCAACCTAAGTCGTTATATCAATTTGTCGCAACCTCTGGCAAGCGATGCACGAGCAAACCCTAATGACAAAGTTGACATTAACAAGATCCACAACCCTAATCAAGAATCAGGATTGGCCTACCTCAACTACCACGAgcaaagctcgagctcggctgaGACCACCACCGAAACGCCACCATATCTCGGTGGCTCATCCATCACTGCCATGTCGGCCCTAGGAATATTGCAACAATCCTCCAAGTTCAAGGAAATGTTGGAGCAAACAGCAACCTGTGACAGCCCTTTGAGCCTCTCTGAACGCGATGTCCCTCCTCGAAGTTGCTTTCCTGATGACATACAAACCTCGTTCGATTTTCAAGATTCGAGCAGGTTCTCTGAGGAGCAAAGCATTATTTTCGGGGACTATGATTCCTTCGCGTTGCCAATGTACGATCTTGATGATTAGCAATAAATTAAAAGTGATATTATTTCATAACTTAGTGACTCAGATTAATTGATTCTTTTTTTGAAGCCAACAATATTCTAAGGCAGATTGACACTTGGTAACTTGGAGCATGCAAAAGAGGCTAGGTTTTTAATACTATAATAGAAATGAGAGATTTCCCCACTCTATTTGATGATTAATCAAGTgtagatatatataattttcatttctcCACTGCATTTCTTTAATAGATGGGTTTCTTACAAAGGAATTTCATTAAAGTTCTATTTTGGGCAATCTTTGTCAGTGCATGATTAGTTTTTCCATATATCTTACAATCTTAGTTCTTAAGGTAACTGCTgctgtttttctttctttttttttttttttgtgtgtcaGAAATTGTTTCTACCAATTTATTGTGATATTTTATGTGTTAAAAAGTTGCTTTCATGGAAAAACTATTGTTTCTACCAGTTCTTAAGGTAACTGCTGCAGTTTTTCTATTATGGATGAAAATCTAGCACCTAAGCGCATAAAATATTTAGTGCGGAAAATCAATGGGAAAATAGTGATGGATTTGATCCTTGCGGTAGAATTTTGATTCATCAAGAAATGCTCGAATCATACTGTGCAGCAGAGTTTTGAATCTATGGAAGCCAAACATATGCAGAAGGCTTGGTATCCAGTTAATGGATATCTGCAAAATAGATTATTTCTGATTCTCAGTAATGTATCACGGAAAATAACACCAGGGATACTTGACATTTATATTTGATGTCACCTACCTATAATCCATTTCATATTTGGACTTTGCCACTCTTCCAAGTTGAAGGATTGTTTGCTTTCCGTTTCTCTAATGTCAATCACAATACGATTTTGATCGGTCTCTTCAAATAATTCGGTAGCTTAAAACAAAAGTTGTATAATGAATGATTACCTCCAAAGTTAACTGGAAGTTCTTCATCGAACTTCGAATTTTAAGACCTGCCCTTCCTCCTCTGTCTCTGAAATCCAGCTCGTATTGCTTCGAGGTCTAAGCAAAATAATGGAGTTATCTTACGTTATGTAAGAGAAGGAAATGATCAGATTAAATCCACTATACACACCTACCTTATTGTAATGAGGAACTTTTGAGAAC encodes the following:
- the LOC140979255 gene encoding AP2-like ethylene-responsive transcription factor At1g16060 isoform X2, which encodes MAKTSKQNLKNSAVNSTEKNTKASPKVKRTRKSVPRESPQQRSSVYRGVTRHRWTGRYEAHLWDKNCWNESQNKKGRQGAYDDEEAAAHAYDLAASKYWGQDTILNFPLSTYQQELKEMEGQSKEEYIASLRRKSSGFSRGVSKYRGVARHHHNGRWEARIGRVFGNKYLYLGTYATQEEAAAAYDMAAIEYRGINAVTNFNLSRYINLSQPLASDARANPNDKVDINKIHNPNQESGLAYLNYHEQSSSSAETTTETPPYLGGSSITAMSALGILQQSSKFKEMLEQTATCDSPLSLSERDVPPRSCFPDDIQTSFDFQDSSRFSEEQSIIFGDYDSFALPMYDLDD
- the LOC140979255 gene encoding AP2-like ethylene-responsive transcription factor At1g16060 isoform X1, producing the protein MAKTSKQNLKNSAVNSTEKNTKASPKVKRTRKSVPRESPQQRSSVYRGVTRHRWTGRYEAHLWDKNCWNESQNKKGRQVYLGAYDDEEAAAHAYDLAASKYWGQDTILNFPLSTYQQELKEMEGQSKEEYIASLRRKSSGFSRGVSKYRGVARHHHNGRWEARIGRVFGNKYLYLGTYATQEEAAAAYDMAAIEYRGINAVTNFNLSRYINLSQPLASDARANPNDKVDINKIHNPNQESGLAYLNYHEQSSSSAETTTETPPYLGGSSITAMSALGILQQSSKFKEMLEQTATCDSPLSLSERDVPPRSCFPDDIQTSFDFQDSSRFSEEQSIIFGDYDSFALPMYDLDD